The Wolbachia endosymbiont of Spodoptera picta genome segment ACAGAAAAAATGTAACGCACATACGACAGAGATTAAGCATATGTGTGCACCCATTTGCGCTGAAGAAGATACGCTACATTCTTTACTGAGTTTGATTATTTGATAAAAAAGTCTGCAGACGAAGATAGATTTTGAGCTCTAAAAATACCTCTACTTTGATTATACTAAGATTAGATAAATAGGCGAAGTAATTTTTATATTAATTTTTTAGCTTACAACCGATTTTACGTTCAACAACTTGACATTTATTCAATACTACTGTATAATAAAGATGTGCATTTTTTGTACTATGGCAATAAAATTACCTTGTAATAGGTGTATTGGACCCGAGGGCAGTACTCGGCGCCTCCACCATATTTTTTGATTGATACGGGGGCGAGTAAGGATCGACATGCATAGTAAAGATGGTAGCTTTGCTCGGTTAGATACCACCGCTAAGAGTTCACAATTTAGATGCAAACGATAACTTTGCTGCTGAAGACAATGTTGCATTAGCTGCTTAATTTAGGCACTATAACTTCATTGCTATAAGCACGGTTTAGGGAACGCCGGGTAACAGAAGTTTCCCCAAACATGTAAGGGTTATATGGATAAAACAGATTATCAGAAGTCGCTTAGTCATGCTAAATTTCAAGTTATCAAAAAGGCTCTAGATACTATATTAGATAATGTTTTTACTCCTCACTTAGAGATACTGTTTTTTACTCGATTTAATGGTGTTGCCATACCAGACTACTTGAAAGAATCATATCCTACTCAAATGCTTATTATATTACAGCACCAATTTTATAGTCTAAAAGTTTTTGAGGATAAGTTTAGTGTCAGTTTGAGCTTTCTTGGAAAACAAGAACAAGTCACTGTACCGTTTTTTGCTATTAGTGAGTTTCATGATAAAATTTCAGGAGATACTTTAGTATTTAGCGTTGATTCTGATAAAGAATATGAAAGTGAGAAATGTGCTGAAAAGTCATCAAATGGTAGTATTATATCTATAGATCAACTTTACGATAAGTAGTTTTATAATATCAATTAAAAGAAGTGATCTCATTAAGTAATGGGTAATTAAAATAAGGAAAATGGTTCTGAATACTTATCTTGTCATATAGATATCCATTCAGGTGTATGGCTAATGTGCAAATATTTAAACCAGTGCTTTCTTTCTTGTTATGCAAGTAGCTGATGCTGGTTCCTTTGTAATGGCGTTATCTCAGTGCTCAGACACAGAATTGTATGAACATTCGTTTGTGAAAGCAGTGTGTTAAATATTATAGCAGGTTTTGCCTCAAACACAAAGGTATCAAGCACTGGCATGATAACGTCTATTTCTGTGATTGTCTTATCTATCTTATTTTGCCACTCTGCTGAACAGATACTTATATTGTATACATCTCTCCGTTAACTTATCAATAAGTTTTTTATCCACGTGGAATCAAAGATTACAATATCTTGTTAAATTTTAATATTTTATGTCATACTTAGTATATTATTAAAATATTAGGTAGCAGTAATGTCAACATATATAAAAGAGTACGTCAACGATATTTGTGGATCGCAAATATCAAAAATTCATCTTCTTAAGGAAGACAAGGTCAGAGTCTTTTTCAAAAATGATAATGGAAAAACTTTTGATCGAACTTTCTCAAAAAGAGATATTGCAGAATTTTTAAACCAAACTATTGAAACTGAAGACTTTGTTATCACGCAAGATATAGAGAATAGCATTGCTTGTAATATAAAAGGAATTTATAAAGACAGCAAAGGGAAATATCACTACACAGAAATAATATCATATACTCAGGTAAAGTTGGCTTATGAAGAGTATACACAAAAATTTAAGAGAGAAGATGGTATCATGTTCAAATTAAATCGACATATTTCCACAGCCATAGGGAATATGCCAACATTGAGTGGATGGTATAAAAAAATTCTAGGCTTTAATCCTAGAAACGGATTATGTAACCCATTAAGTAACTTAATTGTTTCTATGAAGCTAGAAAGTAGAGAAGACTTTTTAAGCTTTTTTAATAGACTAAATAACGAAATAACCGAGCAAGATATTATAGATTACCTTAATGGCAAGGAAGAAAAAGAACGGCAGTTACATTTGATACTAGTTCTATCGGAGTGCTTACCTATTTTGTGTTTTTATGATGCTAAAAAGAGTAAAAAATTTGTTTTCTCTGACAACATCTTGCTAAATAAACAAAAATTTTTCTTTGATCCTAAAACAAAAAAACAAGCTTCCATTTCTCAAGAGCAACTTGAGCATGCATTAGATAACACAAAATCAGAGCATTATATAATGTTTAGCTGCCGCCGCAGTTATTATTATAAAGATGAAAAGCTCAGTAAAGATGGGCATGCTATGCTAATATATAAGGGAGAAAATAGTAGGTACATATTTTTTGACGCTAATATTGGAGTGGTTGGTTTTTGTTCTAAAACAGGCATTGCGCAATTAGAACTAAATGATGTGCTTGATTTGATAAACCTTGCCATCTGGTATTATTCAGCCAGTGGATATTTTAGAGAGCAAGTTCCACATAGCTGTGACACATTAATTTTGCTTCGAGATGTAACATTGGCGCTGCAGGAAGTTGAAGAATTTTACAGTAGAGGGAATCCAAGGCAGCAAATAGTGGACATCTCTGTTGATAAACAGACTAATCAGTTATTGTTTGCACCTATTTATTATTGTGGGGCTTGATTTTATATCTATCACTACACATAATAGGTTTTAGTATAAATTAGTAATATGCATCCAATCATATACTTACTTAACCTGCTACTAGATCTTTACAGCTTCATTCTAATATGCTCAGTTGTTTTCGATTTGTTGGTTAAATTGAATGTGGTTAACATGTATAATGAGATTGTAAGCAGCATAATGCAAACTTTAAACAGACTCACTTATCCTCCACTAAAGGTTATCAGAAGGTATATACAACCATTCAATGGATTAGATTTATCCGTGATGATATTGATAATAGCAATTCACTTTGTAAAATATACAATTACTTATTACTTTAAGTAGATGTTAAAAAAACAGCTAAAATCAGCGATATACCTGTTATTCTTAATGTATATATATATATCGGTTTTTAGCTATAATTATAAAGATCCATCCTTAAATACATCTACAAATGAAGAAGTAACAAATTTAGGTGGAATAGTAGGTTCATATTTAGCTGATATATTAGTTCAATTTTTTGGACTCGCTAGTATTACAATAGCTACAACCATAGTTTACTTTTTGATATCAAAAAGGCTGCTGAAAATTCTCTATTTAATATTAATCAATTTAGGAATATGTGCTACATTAGAGCAACTTTCGCTCGGTATCACTACTAGGTACATGCACAGTGGAATAGTCGGCAATACTCTAATTAGCCACTGCCCGTTTTACATATTCACAGTAGTAGTATCAATAGGTATTGTAGGATTGATTGGTTGGAAGAGAACGGTTTATTCTTTGCTTTTCCTATGTAAAAAAATATTTTCCCTTTTTACAAAGGTTCTGTTTTTCAGGTTACGTAAAACTACTGATTATTCAATAGCACCATTAGTAATAGAGGGAAAATATAGAATCATTAGACAACAACCAAAAGAAAGACAGAAGAAAGCTACCGAAGAGATTTTTAAACCACCTTCTAGCGAGTTTGAGTTTCCAAGCATTCACTTACTTTCTAAAGTGGAAGAATCTATGCAGAGAAAACAGTTGAATGCATTAGAGAGCAATAAGAATTTATCTCTGCTCGAACAGGTGCTGAGTGATTTTGGCGTGCAAGGAAAAATTATAAGTGTATGTTATGGACCGGTTGTGACTTTATACAAACTTGAACCACAAGCAGGTACAAAATCTGCAAGAGTGATTGGTCTTGCAGATGATATTGCACGTTCAATGAGTGCACTTTCTGCACGTATTTCAATAATTCGTGGACAAAATGCCATGGGAATAGAATTGCCAAACAAGGAGCGAGAGATTGTGATGCTGCGTGATTTACTTGAATCGCCAGAATACCAAAATGCAAACTTAAATCTTCCAATTGCGCTTGGCAAGGAAATAAGCGGAAAACCAGTTATTGCAGATCTGACTAAAATGCCCCACTTGCTTGTTGCCGGAACTACAGGGTCAGGTAAGTCGGTTGCAATTAACACGATGATTCTGTCGCTTGTTTATCGACTAAGTCCTGATGAATGCAAGATGATAATGATCGATCCAAAAATGCTTGAGCTTTCAATATATGATGCAATACCGCATCTAATAACACCAGTGGTAACAGAGCCAAAAAAAGCTGTTATTGCTCTTAAGTGGAGCGTGAAAGAGATGGAAAATCGCTATCGTATGATGTCATATTTAAATGTGCGGAATGTAATAAACTATAATCAAAAAATTACAGAAGCGATGAATAGCGGAATAGAATTGGAACGTGTTGTACAGATTGGCTTTAACTCAACAACTGGTAAACCTTTGTTTGAAAAAATACCGATTAAAATGGAGACATTTCCGTATATTGTGGTGATTGTAGATGAAATGGCAGATTTAATGCTTGTTGCTGGCAAAGATATAGAATGCTCTATTCAACGTTTAGCTCAGATGGCTCGTGCTGCAGGGATACACATCATAATGGCAACACAACGCCCATCTGTAGATGTGATAACAGGTGTGATAAAAGCAAACTTTCCAACGAGAATTAGTTTTGCTGTTACTTCTAAGATAGATAGCCGTACAATACTTGGTGAACAAGGGGCTGAACAATTGCTCGGTATGGGTGATATGCTTTATATGGCCTCTGGTGGTAAGATTATTCGAGTTCACGGTCCATTTGTAAGTGATGATGAGGTGCAAAATATAGCTGATCATCTAAAAACGCAAGGTGAGCCAAACTACATGGAGGAAATCACTCAAGAAGATGAAAATTCTTTCGCGGAATCAGAAGGTGAAACAGAAGATGAAGAGAACGATCTATACAAGCAAGCAGTGGCCATCATTCAGAGAGATCAAAAGGTTTCAACTAGTTACATTCAAAGGCAACTTAGAATAGGCTATAACAGAGCTGCAAATATTGTTGAAAGAATGGAGAAAGAAGGTATTGTCAGTGCTCCGAGTTACTCAGGAAAGAGAGAGATATTGGTAGAATAATTGCTAACTTAAACCAAGGAAAGTTATTTTAAGATCAATGTATAATGATAGTTAATTTAATAATAATTTAAACATTGGGAATGTAAAATTATAATATATTAATTAGCTAGGGGGTTAAAATGGTAAAAGGAATTTTCCGCAATTGGTTAGGTATAACAGAATTGCAAGAAAGTCAAAAGATAGATGCTGAGAAGTTTGAAAAAGTTTTTGGTGAATTAAAAAAATGGCAAGAAGCTCAAAAGATAGATGTTGAGCAGTTTGAAAAAGTTTTTGGTGCATTAGAAGACAAGATTGGTACTGAGCAGTTTCAAGCTATGCAAGAGCACTTAAGCGGCTTGCAAGAAAAATTTACAGGCTTAGAAGAAAAAGTAGAAACATTTGCAGACATGGTAGGGGGACAAGAACAAGCAATATTAACTTGTGCCATAGTCAGTGCTGTTGCTGCAATAGCTGTAACTAGTTTTGTTGCATTCTGTATCTATCAGGGAGTTAAGCTTGATAAAGAGAAGAAAAACGACTTGTCTCAAGATATGCCAAGCGGAAAGTTTAATAATGTGAATGATACCGAAAAACTGAAGAATAACTTACAGCAAGGAAGAGTGTAATGCTCTTTTTGAAAGGGTGTTACGTAAAATTTGTAACACCTTAAATTTCCTTTAGATTATGTAGGTTTTGGTAGTAAATTTTTTAGAAAGATGTTTGTATTATAAAGTTGGTAGAGATTCTGATTTACTTAAAGCTCGTTAATTGTTATCTTCTAAGGTACGATATTCATTATAGTATGTTCAAGTTCTTTTCTAAGATTTTATTTATATTAATTTTTGGGTTCTTTGCTATACATAACGCTGAAGCTAAGTCTAAAGTGAAGCTCAGTAAAAGGTACATACCTCCTGGTAACCCTGGTGGTGCAAATTTTCATGTAGATGAGGATTTTGCTGAGTCGTATAAATTATACGAAAAGCGTAGGGCGCTCCTTAAGAAAAAAAAGTTACAAGGTCAAATTAATGCTAACATAAATAAAGAAGATCTAATCAAAAAATTAAAAGAAAAAAAAATTGCTAGCCTTGATAATGAGCCAAACAACGTGGGAGCTTGCATAGTTGAAGATGAAGAGGATGCTATGATCAATCAGCATGGTATTAATCTTGCACGTTTAAAGGGTGCTGTATTTATAGATCAAGAGCCAGTTTCTCAGTATGAAAGTAAGCAGCATAAAAGTGAACAACAAAAAGGGAAAAATGTTACTTCAACACGAGAAAAAAAAGTTTCCCCTATAAATGTTACTATAAAAGAAAGTCCATCAAGAAGAACGTGCTCTCATGATTCTATTACTGACCTAAATAGAACACCACAGCATAGTTTAAATGGTTCAAGTTCATTTGGCAGTGTAGTTGACACAGTAAAATAGTGTCACGATTAATAATATGCTAGATAGAGACCTGACATTGAGTGATGATGCATATGAGTCATCGCCGGTTTCCAGGCATAAAACTCATGCTGTAAAAGTTGGACAAGTGAAGATAGGTGGAAATAATCCTATAGTTGTTCAATCCATGGCACTTGGTACACATATAGATTCTGACAACATAAAAAGCAGTGCTCAGAAATATGCAAAAGAAGTAATAGAACTAGCGCATGCAGGTTCAGAGTTGGTGCGAATTGCTTTGAACTCAGAGGAAGTAGCAAAAACAATACCTTATATAGTAGAGGAAATAAATAAAGAAGGCTTTGATGGTAAGATATTAGTAGGCTGTGGACAATATGAGCTCTACAGGCTGATTCAGGATTATCCAGACAACATTAAAATTCTGGGTAAAATTAGGATAAATCCAGGTAATATAGGCTTTGGTGATAAACGTGATGAAAAATTTGAAAAAATTATAGAGTATGCAATAACGCATGATCTTCCTGTCAGAATTGGAGTAAATTGGGGTAGTCTTGATAAGTACCTTTCACAAAAATTAATGGATGAAAACTCCTTGTCTAGTAATCCAAAAACTTCTGATGTTATATTACGTAAGACGCTTGTAATGTCTGCTCTTGGTAGTGCAAAAAAAGCTGAAAAGATTGGCCTTAATGCAGAGAAAATAATCATTTCATGTAAAGTCAGTAGAGTGCAGGATTTAATTTTAGTTTATACGGCACTTGCAAAATCTTCCAATTATGCGCTGCATTTGGGTTTAACCGAAGCTGGTATGGGTAACAAAGGCGTAGTAAATACCACAGCAGGGCTTACTTATTTATTGCAAAATGGTATTGGAGACACTATCCGGGCTTCTTTAACTCAGCGCCCTGGTGAATCACGCACTAATGAGGTGGTAGTATGTCAGGAAATACTGCAGTCTATAGGTTTGCGCTACTTTAACCCTCAGGTGAGTTCATGTCCTGGTTGTGGACGCACAAGTAGCGATCGTTTTCGTATATTAACTAAGGAAGTAAATGGCTACATAAAAACTCATATGCCGGTATGGAAGAAAAATAATCCTGGTGTAGAGTATATGAAAGTTGCTGTTATGGGATGCATAGTAAATGGTCCTGGAGAGAGCAAACATGCAAATCTGGGGATCAGCCTGCCTGGGTATGGAGAAAAACCTGTTTCAGCAGTCTACAAAGACGGCAAATATTTCAAAACTTTACAAGGTGATAATATTTTTGAAGAATTTAAGGAAATTATTAGTGATTATGTGGAGAAGCATTACACATAAGCCTTTCACAAGTTTGTACTTAGACTACATTCTGTTTAGTGAACGTCAAATGAGACAATAAAGAACGTAAATTTAAAAAATAGATAATAGGGTTTCTTCTGCCTTTTTTTTATATGGTAAATTTCTTAATATTTAGATTGGCCCGGAGTAGTATAGAGATGTTATTCCAGTATCAAGGACTGAAGTTTCCTGATCTACAATATTTGTACAGTTATGAAATAGATGCAATTTGACATAAAGGCTTTACTTTTTGAAATTTTGGGTTACGTTTAATTTAACATATTTCAGTGGGGAATTTATTGTAAGTAGAAAGGAAGCTTTAAAAATATTAGGTTTTGAATCAAGCGATGTGCCCAGTGAACAAGAAATTAAATCAGCGTATAGAAAATTAGCCTTGAAATATCATCCTGATAAACATTCAGAAGCTGTAAAGAAACAAAATGAGGAGAAATTTAAAAAGCTAGGTACTGCATATGAATTTCTCACTAAGGAAAATATAGAAGGGGTTAAAAATCTAACTGACGAAAATTTAAATGAAATTAATTCACCTGGAGATTTGAGGTTTTACTTATATAGAGCTCTATATAATCAGGATATAAAATTTCTTGAAAAGCTTTTTTCCAAATTCAAAAGCAGTAAAGATGGAAGATTTGGTGATTACATCAATGAAGAACTTATTTGTATTTACTTTCCATTATCTATTGATTTAATGCAAGCCAAAAATTCAAGAGATTATAGTATTTTGAGACTTCTTTTAGAAAATGTTGCTGACCCTAACATAAGGCTACTCAATAATAATGAAGCTTCGTTATGCTATTATATGGTTCTCAACGACAGCAGAATTGTAGAGTTATTGTTACAATATGGTGCTGACCCTAATATGGTAGATAGAAATGGTAAAAATCCGTTGTTTGAAGCGTTTTTGTGTGATGATGATCATACTATGGAAATACTTTTGAAATATGGTGCTAATCCTAATATGTTAGATGAAAATGGTCGAGGTCCATTATATCAAGCAATCAATTGTGACAACGATAAACGCGAAAAATATTTAGAGTTGCTTTTAAAGTATGGTGCAGATCCTAATCAGAAGGTTAATGGCTCCAGAGTTATAGAGTGTGCTCCATATTTCACTAATAATGGTGTAATGAATTTGATTAAAACGCTTACTCTGCCATACGGTAGCAATGATAAAGTTAAAGGGTTGATGGCTGAATACGGTGGAGTTGATAGACGTTATCTACGTGATCAAGCAATACTGACTTGTTGTTGCTTAATCGTCGCTTCTGCTACTTTTTAGTATAGCTTCTCCTTTGCGCTATGTACCGACAGCAATATTTGCACTTGCTGCATGTTTTTTTATTAAAAATGCTGTACATGCTGCATTTTTTGCAAAAGAACCTTCTACTGAGTTTACCGAAGCTAGAGGCTTGTCCAGGGATTAGTAAAAGGCTATAATACCTAAAGTTTTAGTACTGGGTAAAGATGAGAAAAAAGCATCCAGCAGACCTAAGTCAAAGGGAATGGACAAGAATAGAAAGCTATTCCAGAGTATCATACAGGAAAGTAAGAAAAAAATATACTATAGTTAAAAAAATGTGATGGGATACCAAGGAGAAGATTTAAAAAATCATATAAAGGAAGAATATGGTATGGATATTGAGATTGTCAAAAGGCCTTCATGTAGGTTCTAAGTCAACAAAGACACACCGCCTTAGCTACTACCAATGAGGGATTTAAAGTACAGCCAAGAAGGTGGGTTGTAGAAAGGACTTTTGCTTTAGGAATAGAAGACTATCGAAAGAATAAGATTTACTCACTGAAAATTTCATATATCTGGCTATGAGTAGAGTTATGTTAAGGAGAGAAATATGCTTGAGTTTATCAATTCCCTGACAAGTTCTAATCATTAATGTTATACACGTTCTTTTCTTTTTCTATTCTCTCTTGTTCTTCAATACAATACATAGCAAGCGGATTAGCTTTAAGTCTTTCGACTCCTATTTCTTCTCCCGTTCCATCGCAGTAACCATAAATGCCTAATTTTATTTTTTCCAACGCCTCCTTAATTTTTTCTTTTCTATCTTTTCGGCGCTTAATTAATTCTCCATTTTCACTATCAGAATAAATACTACTATCTTCTAGATCTTGTTTCTCCAGTTCAGAGAGTATTGATTGTAACTTTAAGCTAAAGTATTCCAGTTGTTTTACGTTCATATATTCTTCATTTTCTGAAGGAACGTAATCTTCCGGTAACTTTATTTTTATTAATTTTTCCATAGCATTATCAATAAAATATATTAAAACTTATATAACTTGTAAACACAAAAAATTATACTACCCTCAAAGTAAACACTATAATTTATAATAAACATTTAAAATTCTGGTATGATTAGTTTGGTAAAAAAATTAGTAATAAATGATAATAATCTTACTTATATAGTATGTATTTTTATTATAATGTTAAGTTTATCTTCATATACACTTGAAAACAACAGTAAACAAGAAATCATATTAACATTAACATGGATATGTGCTACATTTGTTTTGCAGATCTCTACAAATAATTTATTTACATCTGATTATCATGATGGAATATTAGAGCAAATCTTTTTACAGCCACTCTCTTCTAGGCTGATAGTTGCTTATAAAATCTTCGCTCACTGGTTGTTATTTGGGTTACCGATTTCAGTGATTTCTTTCATGTTCAGCTTTGCAATTCTAGGCAATAATATTGAACATTCAATAGCAGTTGGAGTGTCTTTATTATTTAATACGCTGATAATCATTAATATTTCAGCTACTGGAAATGCATTGATGATTGGTCGAAATAACTTAGCATCAGGAGTGTCGCAAATTCTTGTTTTGCCAATGATAATGCCAACTTTTGTATATTTCAAATTGCTAACTCAATTTGAAAATTTATCCTTGAATATTTATACACTACTAATCACCATCTTAATTTTTGTCATTTTAATTGTTAACAGCACTATAACTACTCACATAGCATTAAAATTTGCTGTGGAGCAGGATTGAAAAAACTTACTAGTTATTTACTTGTATCTGCTTAGTTAAGGGTGTTAACTTAAGTAGAGATGGAGACATTAAACTTCTTACATGAATTGAAGAGTTACAGCGTGTGAAACCATTATTGGATTTCAGACTGGCTGGTTATGCAAGAAATCTAATATCTATCGAAGAGTCAGAAACTTTTATAACTTACCTTTAATCAACCTAACCCATGCGTGCCAATCTCTCTCACCAAGATTGCTTTCGAAAGACAGAAGATCCTTTACGGCTTTTGAGCAAATTTCTTCACTTGGAATTGACAACTCCCTATTCATTGCTAGCGTCAGGCATTGAGTTTTACAAGCTTGTTCTAAGTGATACATATAAAACATTGCTTCTTGTATAGTCTGACCACATGTTATAGATCCATGATTGTGCATTAACATCACAAAATTTTCTTTCAAATCAGCTATTAATCTTTTTCCTTCTGTATCATCAAGTGCCAGGGAATTATAATCATGGTAAGATAACTTATTATAAAAGTGCAGCGCCCACTGACTTATTGGGAGTAATCCATCCTTGAGAGAAGAAACTGCTACAATAGAAGGTGTATGTAGATGAAAAATTGCTTGAATATCTTTCCTTGCTTGATAAATGAAGCCATGGATTACATAGCCAGTTTTATTATATTGATATTCTTTGCCTTCAATTATATTCCCATCAAACGATACTTTCATCAATGAACTTTCATCTACTTCATAAAAACGTATACCAAAAGGATAAACATAAAATGATTTTTTATCTTCAGAACGTACAGAGAGATGAGTATACGTATGATCATCTAATTTAAGATAAGATAAAATTTGATAGGCGTTAACTAGGTCTCTTTTCAACTCACTATTTGTTAATAACATAGCTCTTGACTAAAATTTTCTAAAGATTTATACGTAAAAAAAGTTTATTACAAACTAAAAGGTGAACCTACGTTAAAATAACTTGCCTTAGGTGATTAGAGTTTACATTTCTAGATTACATAGTATTTTAACTATAAAAACGACTTTTTATGTAATATTTCATATGTTTTAAAGCCTTGTTTTTATGTTATTATAATTGTAGGTTTTAATATTAAAAATAATATGATAAACGTTGACATAAAAAAACAGCTAACAAAATTTTTCATATATATCACTGGTCTTCCAGGAAGTGGTAAACTTTCTACAGCAATAGTATTATCTAGTATGATAAATGCAGTAATTGTAAGTGGACTTGAATATAATCAAACTTCCAAAGAAGCTCGAGATAGAATATATAACACTACACATGTTATGTTTTAGGCAATAGAAGCCTATCCTATTGACTCAAAAAATTATATATTTGTTGATGAATTAATTAAAAATAATGATTACAACATAAGAATATATAACTCAGTAGTAGAACTTAGTAAAAAAATGAGCACAAAAATCCTCCCTATAGTACTTAGGTGCAATCCATTGATATTACAAGAGCGTACTATATCAAAAAAGCAAAGAAAAAATAGGAAGGTTACTAATATAAATAGTATTAAATTTAGGGAGGAAGATTTATTTGTACCACAAAATGCTATAGAGGTAGAAAATTCAAATATGAGTATAAAAGAAGTAGCAGAAGAAATAGTAAGTCAGATGTACAAACTTGGCCAAATTAATAGTGTTTACGCAATAGGCAACGATTTCATATACTGAGGCTCATTTAAATATAGAGCCTCAACTCCATTTAATTTTTGTTTATTTTTTAGTCTATAACGGACTAATAGCCCTGCATGGCTAGCATCCAACTTTGGTAAACTGCAATCCATATATGTAATGCAGTGCGTTTCAGGCTGGAGTTCACTTACTAAAGCAGGATTTGATAGCGGTAACAAATTGAAATCAAATAACTGCGTATAAAACTTTTGATCATCTTCGATTATAGCTTTAATATTTTTTTTGCTATTTGTACAAAGTAGCGATATTGCATATGCTTGAGCTTCCAGCGCACTAACCCCATATAACGGCTTATTTGTAGCAAGATTTATACCTTGTGCAGTTGATATACCAACTCTGATTCCAGTAAAACTTCCTGGTCCAACTATCACTGCTAAATGGTCTATTTTATCGTAGCTGTAATTATGCTTATCAAACAAAGTATTGAGTATTTGAAAAAATGATTCTGCATGACTGTTGTTTGCAGAA includes the following:
- a CDS encoding ClpXP protease specificity-enhancing factor SspB; amino-acid sequence: MDKTDYQKSLSHAKFQVIKKALDTILDNVFTPHLEILFFTRFNGVAIPDYLKESYPTQMLIILQHQFYSLKVFEDKFSVSLSFLGKQEQVTVPFFAISEFHDKISGDTLVFSVDSDKEYESEKCAEKSSNGSIISIDQLYDK
- a CDS encoding YggT family protein is translated as MHPIIYLLNLLLDLYSFILICSVVFDLLVKLNVVNMYNEIVSSIMQTLNRLTYPPLKVIRRYIQPFNGLDLSVMILIIAIHFVKYTITYYFK
- a CDS encoding FtsK/SpoIIIE family DNA translocase, with translation MLKKQLKSAIYLLFLMYIYISVFSYNYKDPSLNTSTNEEVTNLGGIVGSYLADILVQFFGLASITIATTIVYFLISKRLLKILYLILINLGICATLEQLSLGITTRYMHSGIVGNTLISHCPFYIFTVVVSIGIVGLIGWKRTVYSLLFLCKKIFSLFTKVLFFRLRKTTDYSIAPLVIEGKYRIIRQQPKERQKKATEEIFKPPSSEFEFPSIHLLSKVEESMQRKQLNALESNKNLSLLEQVLSDFGVQGKIISVCYGPVVTLYKLEPQAGTKSARVIGLADDIARSMSALSARISIIRGQNAMGIELPNKEREIVMLRDLLESPEYQNANLNLPIALGKEISGKPVIADLTKMPHLLVAGTTGSGKSVAINTMILSLVYRLSPDECKMIMIDPKMLELSIYDAIPHLITPVVTEPKKAVIALKWSVKEMENRYRMMSYLNVRNVINYNQKITEAMNSGIELERVVQIGFNSTTGKPLFEKIPIKMETFPYIVVIVDEMADLMLVAGKDIECSIQRLAQMARAAGIHIIMATQRPSVDVITGVIKANFPTRISFAVTSKIDSRTILGEQGAEQLLGMGDMLYMASGGKIIRVHGPFVSDDEVQNIADHLKTQGEPNYMEEITQEDENSFAESEGETEDEENDLYKQAVAIIQRDQKVSTSYIQRQLRIGYNRAANIVERMEKEGIVSAPSYSGKREILVE
- a CDS encoding TRP75-related protein; amino-acid sequence: MFKFFSKILFILIFGFFAIHNAEAKSKVKLSKRYIPPGNPGGANFHVDEDFAESYKLYEKRRALLKKKKLQGQINANINKEDLIKKLKEKKIASLDNEPNNVGACIVEDEEDAMINQHGINLARLKGAVFIDQEPVSQYESKQHKSEQQKGKNVTSTREKKVSPINVTIKESPSRRTCSHDSITDLNRTPQHSLNGSSSFGSVVDTVK
- the ispG gene encoding flavodoxin-dependent (E)-4-hydroxy-3-methylbut-2-enyl-diphosphate synthase yields the protein MLDRDLTLSDDAYESSPVSRHKTHAVKVGQVKIGGNNPIVVQSMALGTHIDSDNIKSSAQKYAKEVIELAHAGSELVRIALNSEEVAKTIPYIVEEINKEGFDGKILVGCGQYELYRLIQDYPDNIKILGKIRINPGNIGFGDKRDEKFEKIIEYAITHDLPVRIGVNWGSLDKYLSQKLMDENSLSSNPKTSDVILRKTLVMSALGSAKKAEKIGLNAEKIIISCKVSRVQDLILVYTALAKSSNYALHLGLTEAGMGNKGVVNTTAGLTYLLQNGIGDTIRASLTQRPGESRTNEVVVCQEILQSIGLRYFNPQVSSCPGCGRTSSDRFRILTKEVNGYIKTHMPVWKKNNPGVEYMKVAVMGCIVNGPGESKHANLGISLPGYGEKPVSAVYKDGKYFKTLQGDNIFEEFKEIISDYVEKHYT
- a CDS encoding ankyrin repeat domain-containing protein; this translates as MPSEQEIKSAYRKLALKYHPDKHSEAVKKQNEEKFKKLGTAYEFLTKENIEGVKNLTDENLNEINSPGDLRFYLYRALYNQDIKFLEKLFSKFKSSKDGRFGDYINEELICIYFPLSIDLMQAKNSRDYSILRLLLENVADPNIRLLNNNEASLCYYMVLNDSRIVELLLQYGADPNMVDRNGKNPLFEAFLCDDDHTMEILLKYGANPNMLDENGRGPLYQAINCDNDKREKYLELLLKYGADPNQKVNGSRVIECAPYFTNNGVMNLIKTLTLPYGSNDKVKGLMAEYGGVDRRYLRDQAILTCCCLIVASATF
- a CDS encoding TraR/DksA family transcriptional regulator; the encoded protein is MEKLIKIKLPEDYVPSENEEYMNVKQLEYFSLKLQSILSELEKQDLEDSSIYSDSENGELIKRRKDRKEKIKEALEKIKLGIYGYCDGTGEEIGVERLKANPLAMYCIEEQERIEKEKNVYNIND
- a CDS encoding heme exporter protein CcmB, whose amino-acid sequence is MISLVKKLVINDNNLTYIVCIFIIMLSLSSYTLENNSKQEIILTLTWICATFVLQISTNNLFTSDYHDGILEQIFLQPLSSRLIVAYKIFAHWLLFGLPISVISFMFSFAILGNNIEHSIAVGVSLLFNTLIIINISATGNALMIGRNNLASGVSQILVLPMIMPTFVYFKLLTQFENLSLNIYTLLITILIFVILIVNSTITTHIALKFAVEQD